One window of the Neorickettsia findlayensis genome contains the following:
- a CDS encoding VirB4 family type IV secretion/conjugal transfer ATPase, whose protein sequence is MFDFSIFKNYKAKVASSEYHARNFIPYKDHLDSSTILLKDNSMLKVIRLVGYPFETADDEDVDIHKALRNQLFKSVSSGHFALSFHLIRRREGSQARAFFSNKIPNYFADYVRKRWRQKHGNKSSFVNELYITVVRRNDKKVEFFNDLYRKVTRKDTKEGRIADLKIAHEELEEMTNKLLISLRNNTPHLLGLKKVGNVTYSEVLTFLSRIANCGVTQSDLVLPYSRLDEALCGCRMYFGRKSIEIVTPSRSEYAGIISLKEYGQNTSAGMLDNFLQVPYELVITQTFQFVHRQVAISKMQVQQSRMLQTQDKAISQVAEITRALDDAMSGRIAFGLHHLTILCREKTEKGLENALSLVESELTNAGVYAVREKINLEPAFWAQLPGNFDYIVRKATISTLNLAGFASQHNYPFGKMEGNHWGDAITVFDTTSGTPFYFNFHCKDVGHTLIIGPTGAGKTVLLNFLCAQSMKFRPRMFFFDKDRGAEIFIRALGGVYTVIEPRSKSDFNPLQLDDTHENRTFLTEWLKLLASVNGDKFTASDIATLNDAVAGNFKLNKADRTLSNLSAFFGLEGDNSLATRLLMWYGNGSHATLFDNQEDCLDFSKASVFGFEMGHLLRDSAALAPVLRYLFHRISISLDGSPSMIVLDEAWALIDNPVFAPTIKDWLKVLRKLNTFVIFATQSVEDASKSAISDTLVQQTATQIFLPNLKATDVYRSVFMLSEREYTLIKHTDPATRFFLIKQAMSAVIARINLAGMEDVISVLSGRADTVLLLHRIMEEYGEEPVKWLPIFYEKVRELGQ, encoded by the coding sequence ATGTTCGATTTCTCCATTTTTAAGAACTACAAAGCTAAAGTCGCTTCTTCCGAGTATCATGCTCGGAATTTTATACCATATAAGGATCACTTAGATTCCAGCACCATCCTCCTGAAGGATAACTCTATGCTCAAGGTTATAAGGCTGGTAGGTTACCCCTTCGAGACTGCCGATGATGAAGATGTAGATATCCATAAGGCACTAAGAAATCAGCTTTTTAAAAGCGTCTCTTCTGGTCATTTTGCCCTTAGTTTCCACTTAATCCGTAGAAGAGAAGGAAGTCAAGCTCGTGCTTTCTTTTCTAACAAGATACCTAACTATTTTGCTGACTATGTCAGAAAAAGGTGGCGCCAGAAACATGGAAACAAGAGCTCTTTTGTGAACGAGTTATACATAACAGTCGTGAGACGCAACGATAAAAAGGTTGAGTTCTTTAACGATTTGTACAGAAAGGTAACTCGTAAGGATACAAAAGAAGGTCGTATTGCCGATCTGAAAATTGCCCATGAAGAATTGGAGGAAATGACAAACAAGCTTTTAATAAGCTTGAGGAATAATACCCCACATCTTCTTGGATTGAAAAAAGTTGGCAATGTCACATACTCCGAAGTTTTAACTTTTCTCTCTAGGATTGCCAATTGTGGTGTAACACAGTCAGATCTTGTTCTTCCTTATAGCCGACTGGATGAAGCTCTTTGTGGTTGTAGGATGTATTTTGGACGAAAGTCGATAGAGATAGTTACACCGTCTAGAAGTGAGTATGCTGGGATTATAAGTCTGAAGGAATATGGGCAGAACACGTCAGCTGGAATGCTCGACAATTTTCTGCAAGTCCCATATGAACTTGTTATCACCCAGACATTTCAGTTTGTACACAGACAGGTTGCAATCAGTAAGATGCAGGTTCAGCAGAGTCGAATGTTACAAACTCAGGATAAAGCTATTTCGCAAGTTGCTGAAATAACTAGAGCTCTAGATGATGCTATGAGTGGTCGAATTGCGTTTGGGTTGCATCACTTGACCATACTCTGTCGTGAAAAAACTGAAAAAGGACTTGAGAATGCACTGTCGCTGGTTGAATCCGAGCTGACAAATGCAGGTGTATATGCTGTCCGTGAAAAGATAAATCTGGAACCTGCTTTTTGGGCGCAGTTACCTGGAAATTTTGATTATATAGTCAGAAAAGCAACAATAAGCACACTAAATTTGGCAGGTTTTGCGTCGCAGCACAATTATCCATTTGGGAAGATGGAGGGTAATCACTGGGGAGATGCGATTACTGTTTTTGATACTACTTCGGGTACGCCATTTTACTTCAATTTCCACTGTAAAGATGTTGGGCACACACTAATAATTGGCCCGACAGGTGCAGGTAAAACTGTCCTGCTCAACTTTTTATGTGCACAGAGCATGAAGTTCAGGCCACGGATGTTTTTTTTTGATAAGGATAGGGGTGCTGAGATTTTTATCCGTGCACTAGGTGGTGTCTACACAGTGATAGAGCCAAGGAGTAAGAGTGACTTTAATCCTCTTCAACTTGACGATACACACGAGAACAGAACCTTCCTAACAGAGTGGTTAAAGCTTCTAGCTTCCGTAAATGGAGATAAGTTCACTGCATCGGATATTGCGACACTCAATGATGCTGTGGCAGGTAATTTTAAGTTAAACAAAGCGGATAGAACTCTAAGCAATCTTTCTGCGTTTTTTGGATTGGAGGGTGACAATAGTTTGGCTACTCGCCTACTAATGTGGTATGGGAATGGTTCGCATGCAACACTTTTTGATAATCAGGAAGATTGTCTTGATTTTTCGAAGGCCAGTGTATTTGGTTTTGAAATGGGACACCTTCTTAGAGACAGCGCTGCACTCGCACCTGTTTTGCGGTATTTGTTCCATAGAATAAGTATCTCGTTGGATGGCTCTCCCTCCATGATTGTGTTAGATGAGGCTTGGGCCCTTATAGATAATCCGGTTTTTGCGCCCACAATTAAGGATTGGCTGAAGGTTCTTAGGAAGCTAAATACGTTTGTTATATTCGCTACCCAAAGTGTAGAGGATGCAAGCAAGAGTGCGATAAGTGACACTCTGGTTCAACAAACAGCGACGCAGATTTTTTTGCCGAACCTTAAAGCAACAGACGTTTACAGATCCGTGTTTATGCTTAGCGAGCGCGAGTACACGCTCATCAAACACACAGATCCAGCTACGCGGTTTTTCTTGATAAAGCAGGCTATGAGCGCTGTTATAGCACGGATCAACCTTGCTGGAATGGAAGATGTTATATCAGTCTTGTCCGGACGCGCGGATACGGTGCTGCTCTTGCACCGCATCATGGAAGAGTATGGT
- a CDS encoding type IV secretion system protein VirB3 has translation MGVGSLGLDPLFKGLTRPAMFLGVSFTFSAMNLIVSLLAYILTKNLFILLFFMPVIHGIGYLICFNEPLFLELFLVRNQKCMRCKNRPYHNANSYDVL, from the coding sequence ATGGGTGTAGGTAGTTTGGGTCTTGATCCGCTCTTTAAGGGTCTTACGCGTCCGGCAATGTTCCTCGGTGTGAGTTTTACTTTCAGTGCAATGAATCTGATTGTCTCGTTGCTTGCGTATATACTAACAAAAAATCTTTTTATCCTGCTTTTTTTCATGCCGGTCATACACGGAATAGGATATCTTATCTGTTTTAACGAGCCCCTCTTTTTGGAGCTTTTTCTAGTAAGGAATCAGAAATGCATGAGGTGTAAAAATCGTCCTTACCATAATGCTAACTCTTATGATGTGCTCTGA
- a CDS encoding ABCB family ABC transporter ATP-binding protein/permease yields MVGMTTLSLIFDLLWRKSSVRLRSALVSAFGFLCLAKITSSLVPFIYKFLFDAIEKFDSVQNFSVGSVILVVFTYAGVRFLSQILNELKEICFVSVEQNAAKTLALETFSHLQYMGMRFHLNRKIGEVSKIMERGVKAIETFLRFATFSIFPTFLETIFVCILVLLFYPYYYFVLLFLTLALYCVYTVLITQWRTGYIKEMKLAETKASFKAVDSLINYETVKYFNNQNYEATCYSNFLKGYAELAVKNRRSLSVLNVGQALIIALGLVGINLAVILDILANAATIGDFALVNTYLLQLYIPLGNLGFAYREMRLAYLDVDLVRELLSEGCHESVQNRRSKFVFKEGVVEFKDVSFGYSDDRQILKNLSFRMERGKTLAIVGKSGAGKSTISKLLFGFYSPSKGQVLIDGQDLSTLRPETFQRYIGIVPQDITLFNDTIFNNIAYSDPQNIKLDDVIRVANLASIHEFITSTREQYQTVVGERGLKLSGGEKQRIAIARMLLKKDAKILIFDEASSSLDSKTESAIKESIMNAGKDCASLIIAHRLSTVLYADEIIVLACGEVVERGTHSTLLAMKGAYYTLWQHQNRLG; encoded by the coding sequence ATGGTAGGCATGACAACGTTATCACTAATTTTTGACTTATTGTGGCGCAAGAGCTCAGTTAGGCTACGCTCTGCTCTTGTTTCAGCATTTGGGTTTCTCTGTTTGGCGAAGATAACCAGCAGTCTGGTACCATTCATTTACAAATTCCTTTTTGATGCAATCGAGAAATTTGACTCTGTACAGAACTTTTCTGTCGGATCAGTCATTTTAGTTGTCTTCACTTATGCAGGAGTAAGGTTTCTATCTCAAATTTTGAATGAGCTAAAGGAGATATGTTTTGTTTCAGTTGAACAAAATGCTGCTAAAACATTAGCTTTAGAAACCTTTTCTCACCTCCAGTATATGGGGATGAGGTTCCATTTGAATAGGAAAATAGGTGAAGTATCTAAAATAATGGAACGCGGTGTAAAGGCAATCGAAACATTCTTGAGATTTGCAACCTTCAGTATATTTCCAACTTTCCTTGAAACGATCTTTGTTTGCATACTTGTTCTTCTTTTCTATCCGTACTACTACTTTGTGCTGCTTTTTCTGACATTGGCTCTCTATTGTGTTTACACGGTCTTAATTACACAGTGGCGGACTGGCTATATAAAGGAAATGAAGCTAGCTGAAACGAAAGCTTCATTCAAAGCAGTCGATAGTCTGATAAATTACGAAACTGTCAAATATTTCAATAACCAAAATTATGAAGCTACTTGCTATTCCAATTTTCTCAAAGGCTATGCAGAACTTGCGGTAAAAAACAGGAGGAGCTTGTCCGTTCTTAATGTTGGTCAGGCGCTAATCATTGCTCTTGGGTTAGTTGGAATAAATCTTGCAGTTATTCTTGATATTCTTGCCAATGCTGCGACGATCGGTGATTTTGCTCTAGTTAATACATACCTTTTGCAACTTTATATTCCTCTGGGAAATCTTGGTTTTGCGTATAGAGAAATGCGTCTTGCTTATCTAGATGTAGATTTAGTTAGAGAGTTGTTATCAGAAGGATGTCATGAAAGCGTGCAAAACCGGAGATCTAAGTTTGTATTCAAGGAAGGAGTGGTTGAATTCAAGGATGTGAGCTTTGGATATTCTGATGATCGCCAAATTCTAAAGAATCTCTCTTTTCGCATGGAGCGTGGGAAAACTCTTGCGATAGTTGGAAAGAGTGGTGCCGGTAAGTCAACAATATCGAAATTATTATTTGGATTTTATTCTCCATCCAAAGGCCAAGTCCTCATAGATGGCCAGGATCTCAGTACTTTGAGACCCGAGACTTTTCAACGGTATATCGGTATTGTTCCACAGGATATTACCTTGTTTAATGATACCATCTTCAACAATATTGCATATTCTGATCCGCAAAATATAAAGTTAGATGATGTAATCAGGGTTGCGAATCTTGCAAGTATTCACGAGTTTATTACCAGTACAAGGGAACAGTATCAGACTGTCGTCGGAGAAAGAGGCTTAAAGCTTTCTGGTGGTGAAAAACAAAGGATTGCTATTGCACGTATGCTACTCAAAAAAGATGCAAAAATTCTCATATTCGATGAAGCTAGCTCTTCCCTTGATAGCAAAACAGAATCCGCAATTAAAGAAAGCATCATGAACGCTGGGAAAGATTGTGCGTCTTTAATTATTGCGCACAGATTGTCTACAGTGCTTTACGCAGACGAAATCATAGTTCTCGCTTGTGGTGAGGTGGTTGAAAGGGGGACTCATTCCACGCTTCTTGCAATGAAAGGTGCATACTACACACTATGGCAGCATCAAAATCGGCTTGGATAA
- a CDS encoding patatin-like phospholipase family protein has product MPYRNLVFKGGGVKVLYSVGAMEALEERGVLDSIERVAGVSSGAVLALLTAVDMSVAEIRDFFLKIPFAEEVDAVCLPEETERFFEEYGRYTGEKLLAQLCNLLEKKCGTSSVTFAEMHDLGFMDLYVFATDVTNKKLVQYSWEDTPDYSVVDAVRASASYPFYFVPCRGPNGELLVDGGLLDNYPLWLFDQPQFLPDPDADYNKETLAIHIGTCGEEQTLWTHKDLIFMMQLFNDMHPGVISKRIGDLDFSQVLSGSAEYNDLLGYLMYIFDAGRTAQPRYHHPNFAGEISINTNFVSSNGRVLSTFDLDLSEEVRCELMEHGKKEASKFFEEVCLLETEFCFLPEDPTPNNLL; this is encoded by the coding sequence ATGCCGTATAGAAATTTGGTTTTTAAAGGTGGTGGTGTAAAGGTTCTTTATAGTGTTGGAGCTATGGAAGCACTGGAAGAACGTGGTGTCCTAGATTCCATAGAACGGGTTGCGGGTGTTTCATCGGGAGCTGTGTTGGCTCTCCTCACAGCGGTGGACATGAGTGTAGCGGAGATAAGAGATTTTTTCCTTAAGATCCCTTTTGCAGAAGAAGTAGACGCAGTGTGTCTGCCTGAAGAGACTGAAAGGTTTTTTGAAGAGTATGGTAGATATACTGGGGAGAAATTGCTTGCGCAGTTGTGCAACCTACTAGAGAAAAAGTGTGGTACCTCAAGCGTTACCTTTGCTGAAATGCACGATCTCGGATTTATGGATCTTTATGTCTTTGCCACAGATGTTACGAACAAGAAACTTGTTCAATATTCCTGGGAGGATACACCGGATTACAGTGTTGTGGATGCTGTAAGAGCTTCAGCTTCTTATCCGTTTTACTTTGTTCCATGCCGTGGACCAAATGGGGAACTTTTAGTTGATGGAGGTTTGTTGGACAACTATCCACTTTGGCTTTTCGATCAACCTCAATTTCTGCCTGATCCAGATGCAGACTACAATAAGGAGACGCTTGCTATTCACATAGGTACGTGTGGTGAGGAACAGACTTTGTGGACGCATAAAGATTTGATCTTCATGATGCAGTTGTTCAATGATATGCATCCTGGTGTAATCTCTAAGAGAATCGGAGATCTGGACTTCTCTCAAGTGCTTTCTGGGTCTGCTGAGTATAATGATCTCCTTGGATATCTGATGTATATTTTTGATGCTGGTAGGACTGCTCAGCCTAGGTATCATCATCCTAATTTTGCTGGGGAGATTAGCATCAATACAAACTTTGTTAGTTCAAACGGTAGGGTTTTGAGCACTTTTGATCTTGATCTTAGCGAAGAGGTTCGTTGTGAACTTATGGAGCACGGGAAAAAGGAGGCGAGCAAATTCTTTGAGGAAGTATGTCTTCTTGAAACAGAGTTTTGTTTTCTACCAGAAGATCCTACACCAAATAACCTGTTGTAG
- a CDS encoding alpha/beta fold hydrolase yields the protein MEKKSITTSFGKIVYLDWNCKGKLGPVICIHGINRNKRDFDYLARTLAESNFRVIAIDVPGRGESEYMQPDLYTYENYRKILLEFINRLAPQKCILVGTSMGGIVSMMLASTIPQKIEALVINDIGPYTDFSAMVVLSKYLCMYPTFSSLDEAEKFLRVMLKPLGLLKEEHWQHVLHHSFRNTKEGKYVLDFDPEIFRNHKEKITGSRDLWEIWHNINQNIPILALRGELSRMLSKETFTKMAQSRQKISCLEYAGIGHAPSLMDHKQLEDIKSWLLANSSEKQKQN from the coding sequence GTGGAAAAAAAAAGTATAACAACCAGCTTTGGAAAAATAGTATACCTGGACTGGAACTGCAAAGGTAAACTCGGACCTGTAATTTGTATCCACGGTATTAATAGGAACAAACGTGACTTTGATTATCTAGCCAGAACATTAGCAGAAAGCAATTTTAGGGTCATAGCTATTGATGTGCCAGGTAGAGGAGAAAGCGAATATATGCAACCAGACCTGTATACATATGAGAATTACCGGAAAATTCTTTTGGAATTTATAAACAGATTGGCTCCACAGAAATGCATTTTAGTAGGAACATCAATGGGGGGAATAGTGTCAATGATGTTAGCGTCTACTATTCCTCAAAAAATCGAAGCACTTGTTATAAATGACATAGGACCATATACAGACTTCTCGGCAATGGTGGTATTAAGCAAATATCTCTGCATGTACCCAACTTTTTCATCACTTGACGAAGCAGAAAAATTCTTAAGAGTAATGTTAAAACCACTTGGCCTGCTCAAAGAAGAACATTGGCAACATGTACTGCATCATTCATTCAGAAATACCAAGGAAGGAAAATATGTATTGGACTTCGACCCAGAAATTTTTAGAAACCACAAGGAAAAAATAACTGGATCCAGAGATTTATGGGAAATATGGCACAATATTAACCAAAATATTCCAATACTTGCACTGAGAGGAGAACTCTCACGTATGTTATCAAAAGAAACATTTACTAAAATGGCTCAGTCGCGCCAGAAAATTTCGTGTCTAGAATACGCTGGTATAGGACATGCACCCTCACTCATGGATCACAAACAATTAGAAGACATCAAATCTTGGTTACTCGCAAATAGTTCGGAAAAGCAAAAACAAAATTAA
- a CDS encoding cell surface protein: MNIFRPTIWSLLLTLLFGDSANAFSVKPGARLYAGASYSAFVAGKISGEDIRTEKRKFLTVTKDRLMDSTLESFGGKIGFIVSGISIETECLYGRTTSSSLGPQTSDPTKTETTPTSDENFSTERVYLLGILNTNLEFSGVTLLSPYVGVGIGSGSILTEGNDGNYGFPLVTQLRMGLKSDLELFSVAIKPYFGYRLMLISSLCAKKLTDVPAIVTDHLDPNLGIVETVKGSVSKIREMSHVSHNIEAGIVFHTR; the protein is encoded by the coding sequence ATGAATATTTTCAGACCTACGATCTGGTCTTTACTGCTCACTCTTCTCTTTGGTGATTCCGCTAACGCATTTTCTGTGAAGCCGGGTGCTAGATTGTATGCCGGTGCTAGTTACAGTGCTTTTGTAGCCGGCAAAATCAGTGGAGAAGATATACGCACAGAAAAAAGAAAATTTCTCACCGTAACTAAGGATAGACTTATGGACAGTACACTCGAGAGTTTCGGTGGTAAAATCGGATTCATTGTGTCGGGTATTAGTATAGAGACAGAGTGCCTGTATGGACGCACCACCTCTTCGTCTTTAGGTCCTCAAACTAGCGACCCCACAAAAACTGAGACCACTCCAACTAGTGATGAGAATTTTAGCACGGAACGTGTATATCTGTTGGGGATCCTCAATACCAACCTAGAATTCTCTGGCGTAACTTTATTAAGTCCTTATGTAGGCGTTGGCATTGGTAGTGGTAGTATACTCACTGAAGGAAATGACGGTAATTACGGGTTCCCTCTTGTAACACAGTTAAGAATGGGACTAAAATCAGACCTTGAACTGTTCTCAGTGGCAATAAAACCATATTTTGGGTACAGGTTAATGTTAATTTCAAGCCTATGCGCAAAAAAATTGACTGATGTCCCAGCAATAGTTACAGACCATCTAGATCCGAATCTGGGCATTGTTGAAACGGTGAAAGGATCAGTGAGCAAGATTCGTGAAATGAGTCATGTTTCTCACAATATTGAGGCGGGTATAGTATTTCATACACGCTAG
- a CDS encoding P44/Msp2 family outer membrane protein, producing the protein MIDNRFLKSAACLCLLVLAPAYEAKATDSEIQKTEIGLYGRVFNITKLSGESNFMDTGLAAINAWNDAHTSKPDGYLNGAVVREFRPTHGFNMMGIGLAVGYHIQETRIELEALVNGAGKVAERAEETFYGVADVPSDLPTETNKDKKLDGIQFVPVGPMQFTDFSYKAGLLNVYHDFSAGKVLNMFVGGGIGLAKVKYKLSEAQELVSTPFIAQGKIGISFDVDYLRKAGVVPYLGYTARYFTETKTKEPVTGLGVIRSKLASGGLLTSFLSDYDVEKSPVEGVNFVPVAKHLLHNLEVGFTFLLDA; encoded by the coding sequence ATGATTGATAACCGTTTTTTAAAAAGTGCTGCATGTCTTTGTTTGCTCGTTCTAGCCCCCGCATACGAAGCCAAAGCTACAGATTCTGAAATCCAAAAAACAGAAATTGGACTTTATGGAAGGGTCTTCAATATAACAAAGCTCTCTGGGGAGAGTAATTTCATGGATACTGGGCTTGCAGCGATAAATGCCTGGAATGACGCTCATACGAGCAAACCAGATGGCTATCTCAATGGTGCTGTGGTAAGAGAATTCAGACCTACACATGGATTCAACATGATGGGTATCGGTCTAGCAGTTGGCTACCATATCCAAGAGACAAGGATAGAACTTGAAGCCCTGGTAAACGGTGCAGGTAAAGTTGCTGAAAGAGCAGAAGAAACTTTCTATGGTGTCGCAGATGTACCATCTGATCTACCAACGGAGACAAATAAGGATAAAAAATTAGATGGTATACAATTTGTGCCCGTAGGACCTATGCAATTCACGGATTTCAGTTACAAGGCCGGTTTATTGAATGTCTACCACGACTTCAGTGCCGGTAAGGTACTAAACATGTTTGTAGGAGGCGGTATCGGATTGGCTAAGGTCAAGTACAAATTATCTGAGGCACAAGAGCTAGTGAGTACACCTTTTATTGCACAGGGCAAAATCGGTATCTCTTTTGATGTTGATTATCTAAGGAAGGCTGGCGTAGTGCCTTATTTAGGATATACCGCACGCTACTTTACGGAGACAAAAACTAAAGAACCAGTAACAGGTTTGGGTGTGATAAGGTCCAAGTTAGCTAGTGGTGGTTTACTAACATCCTTCCTTAGTGACTATGACGTAGAAAAAAGCCCAGTAGAAGGTGTAAACTTTGTGCCTGTGGCGAAGCACCTACTCCATAACTTAGAGGTAGGCTTTACATTCTTGCTTGATGCATAA
- a CDS encoding P44/Msp2 family outer membrane protein has translation MINRKFLVSAALAAVLACASPSYGQSGAEDFVEEADVFYAKVGYAPGMIQETEWSGSAYATTDKKAFKPKYDFGLMGGSGALGYYFGGMRVEIEGSVHKVAAEKDTKLSTTPVASVNTSTAAGSGNGGTGGAGSTASNANTVATYKGATFIGGMLSVNYDVAVTEYISPYFGVGFGAQRVALDFEKSNSVTAYHLASQLKAGVNVTGLASVVPYAGYKFTYLNEREYTGAKADDGTTTFAPKVAHMVHNFEVGVMVPMNA, from the coding sequence ATGATAAATAGAAAGTTCCTAGTGAGTGCTGCCCTTGCGGCTGTCCTTGCGTGCGCATCTCCTTCTTACGGGCAGAGTGGTGCGGAGGATTTTGTTGAAGAAGCAGATGTGTTTTACGCTAAGGTTGGTTATGCTCCTGGTATGATTCAGGAAACTGAATGGAGTGGTAGCGCTTATGCCACTACAGATAAAAAGGCATTCAAACCAAAATATGATTTTGGACTCATGGGTGGATCTGGTGCACTCGGGTACTATTTTGGTGGCATGAGAGTTGAAATCGAAGGTAGCGTACACAAGGTCGCTGCTGAAAAAGATACCAAATTGTCTACAACTCCTGTTGCTTCAGTTAACACTAGCACTGCGGCTGGCAGTGGCAACGGTGGAACTGGTGGTGCTGGTAGCACTGCAAGTAATGCAAATACTGTTGCAACTTATAAAGGTGCAACCTTTATTGGTGGTATGCTTAGTGTGAACTACGACGTTGCTGTTACTGAATACATCAGTCCATACTTTGGTGTGGGTTTTGGTGCACAAAGGGTTGCTTTGGATTTTGAAAAATCTAATTCAGTCACTGCCTATCACCTTGCATCTCAGTTGAAAGCTGGTGTCAATGTGACCGGTTTGGCTTCTGTCGTACCTTATGCCGGATATAAATTTACATACCTCAACGAGAGAGAGTATACAGGCGCAAAAGCGGATGATGGTACTACTACCTTTGCACCTAAAGTTGCACACATGGTACACAACTTTGAAGTTGGTGTGATGGTGCCTATGAACGCGTAG
- the secG gene encoding preprotein translocase subunit SecG: MLFLIVLQFFVAVLIVTLVLCQNSGSGVASAFASGRGALFPVRSASSLFVRFTWVLLFIFFLNTIFLGKLNFASNTEIIVSEVEGELERALEADHRESENTDYASSE, encoded by the coding sequence ATGTTATTTTTGATTGTTTTACAGTTTTTTGTTGCGGTCTTAATTGTTACATTGGTCCTGTGTCAAAATTCAGGTTCCGGTGTTGCTAGTGCTTTTGCCTCTGGGCGTGGGGCTCTTTTTCCTGTCAGAAGTGCGTCTAGTTTGTTTGTTAGGTTTACCTGGGTCCTCTTGTTCATATTTTTCCTGAACACCATCTTTCTAGGAAAATTAAATTTTGCTTCGAACACTGAGATTATAGTAAGCGAAGTGGAAGGAGAGTTAGAGAGGGCCCTGGAAGCAGATCATAGGGAATCTGAAAATACTGACTATGCCTCTTCCGAGTAG